DNA sequence from the Peptoniphilus sp. GNH genome:
TGCTCCAATTATTCCTCCTATAAAAGCGCCTAAAGCTACTAAAGCCATGTGAGGATAAGTTATTAGTTTTTCCATTGCATCAACATAATCTTTTCCCATCATCATAGATAATTCAATATATTTTTCTTTAGCTAAAAGCATTTGCATTAAAGAGCTACATATCCATGTGCTGAAGATTGCATAAGAAAGCATATTGTATTTAAATGAATTATAATTGCCAATCTTTCTAATTAATTCTGCTATTATCATTACTATAAGTGATAAGACTGCAACTACATAAGTATGTCCCATAGCAAACATCACAAGTGGTGATATCATGCCGAGTATAAATAGTGCCCATGGTTTTTGAACTTTAGCCATAAATAACATAAGAACAGGCCCTGAGATTATGCCCAAAACTGTTGGGTAAACTAAAAACAATATTGGAATCATACCCATCATGCCAACACCAAACATCAAGACGAAATAAATTACGGCAAAAACACCGATACTTACTAAATCTTTTACTTTTAATTTTTTAGTATCCATTTTAATCCTCCTAATAAATAAATTCTTCTGCCATTTTTGTCTTTTCTATTAAATTCTTGTAAACTTTTGATTTTTGTAAAAGCTCTCCATGTTTGCCTTGGCTTTCTACTCTTCCGTTTTCAAGAACTACTATCATGTCAGAATTTTCTATGGATTTCATTCTGTGTGAAATAATTACAACTGTCTTATCTTTAATTAAATTATTTAAAGACTCTTGAATTTTTTTCTCGTTGTCAACATCAAGGCTTGCTGCTATCTCGTCTAAGATCAATATCGGTGCATCTTTTAAGAAGGCTCTGGCTATTGATAATCTTTGTCTTTCTCCGCCTGATAGCTCAGCACCGTTTTCACCAATAAGAGTATCGAAACCCTTATCCATTTTTTCTATGAAATCTGTGCAGTTTGCAAGTTTTGCTGCTCTTTTAACTTCTTCATCACTTGCGTCTTGCTTACCAAGCCTAATATTTTCCATAACGCTTTGATTAAAGAGAACTACATCTTGAAAAACAATAGACACCTTATCAAAAAGAGATTCTGTTGATATTTCTTTTATATCTTTGCCATCGATTAAGATTTGTCCCTCATCATAATCATAAAGTCTTGATATAAGTTTTAAGATGGTTGTTTTTCCGCATCCGCTTGCGCCTACTAAAGCAGTTACCTCTCCCTGCTTAGCT
Encoded proteins:
- a CDS encoding MptD family putative ECF transporter S component, whose protein sequence is MDTKKLKVKDLVSIGVFAVIYFVLMFGVGMMGMIPILFLVYPTVLGIISGPVLMLFMAKVQKPWALFILGMISPLVMFAMGHTYVVAVLSLIVMIIAELIRKIGNYNSFKYNMLSYAIFSTWICSSLMQMLLAKEKYIELSMMMGKDYVDAMEKLITYPHMALVALGAFIGGIIGAYIGKALLKKHFEKAGIV